A DNA window from Schistocerca gregaria isolate iqSchGreg1 chromosome 2, iqSchGreg1.2, whole genome shotgun sequence contains the following coding sequences:
- the LOC126336682 gene encoding uncharacterized protein LOC126336682 has translation MVPPPVFDGTSELLSTDVPPAAESDNQTASSSPLSKYATPRSCISQSESDETPTPSTALQTPEETSPEDEKNVVINSRSPKKSQERDCPESSPLLAHDTKSHTPPPAWSPPQTSPLTSSEEKNGSVVVTENPAYGLGNGGVKFEEGTKEPDSDDERDSICSSSHSSKEEPAKPKIPDGGWGWVVVASSLVISMIADGISFSFGLLYIEFLRHFGESKSKTAWIGSLFMAVPLLSGPIGSALVDRYGCRWMTITGGLISGLGFTLSAFCNTIEMMYLTFGVVAGLGLGLCYVTAVVSIAYWFDKKRTLATGLGACGTGAGTFVYAPMTTYFIETYGWRGTTLLLAGTFFNMCVCGAVMRDPEWWTLEQQKQSALSKSARTSSSCGSISARSEANDFPGVEEIRKLLKSGQTPEYILTTLATYITSDGPELETGTKDKSEDGLKTPVYSSVVNLPTFVRQSETVPLEVLESLSANKRIFNVILENYPSLLTCRSISDKGLNLLPAQDMVAPDARVPVTMSMRIKRQKKEKEAPHVESQDPSAAPLINSAAASHAVVVKTQSNPVPAIRDTQQNFKKQICTAPTAPHTNYLRGIRVHRNSVMYRGATLNINKYRLRASSCPDIYRNSMTTIAKETEEKWYSDILEMMKVMGDFSMFLEWHFFLMSWSTIILFTWFIVPYFYLADYVRIYDYSESESSSLLSIIGVTNCAGMIILGWAGDQPWMNVQKSYSVCLFLCGMVTMLMPLVIQYYWPVAILSALFGWFFASMFSFTPAIVVQLIPLERFTPAYGLILLCQGIGNLIGPPIAGGLFDITGVWDYSFYMAGVWIIFSGALIALIPMTKNRVMCCGGVLSMERDRGDSVSMA, from the exons ATGGTACCACCTCCTGTGTTTGATGGCACCTCAGAATTGCTATCGACTGATGTACCACCGGCAGCTGAATCAGATAACCAAACAGCAAGTTCCTCCCCACTTTCAAAGTATGCTACCCCAAGATCATGCATAAGCCAGTCTGAATCTGACGAGACACCAACCCCGTCAACTGCTCTCCAGACACCAGAAGAGACATCTCCAGAAGATGAGAAAAATGTAGTAATAAATTCACGGTCTCCAAAGAAATCACAGGAGAGAGATTGTCCTGAGTCATCACCTCTTTTGGCCCATGATACAAAGTCACACACTCCACCTCCTGCTTGGTCACCTCCACAAACATCGCCACTAACATCCTCAGAAGAGAAGAATGGCTCAGTGGTGGTCACGGAAAACCCAGCATATGGTTTGGGGAATGGTGGTGTGAAATTTGAGGAAGGTACAAAAGAACCAGATAGTGATGATGAACGTGACAGCATATGTAGCAGCAGCCATTCAAGCAAAGAAGAACCAGCTAAACCAAAAATTCCAGATGGTGGTTGGGGCTGGGTGGTGGTGGCCTCATCTCTTGTCATCAGTATGATAGCTGATGGCATCAGCTTCTCTTTTGGTCTGCTATATATAGAATTTCTCAGGCACTTTGGTGAAAGTAAGAGCAAGACAGCGTGGATTGGGAGTCTTTTCATGGCAGTACCTTTGTTGTCAGGGCCTATTGGAAGTGCACTTGTTGACAG GTATGGCTGTCGCTGGATGACAATAACTGGTGGCCTCATTTCAGGCCTAGGATTTACTCTGAGTGCTTTTTGTAACACCATTGAGATGATGTACTTGACATTCGGTGTGGTAGCAGGCCTGGGTCTGGGATTGTGCTATGTGACTGCAGTTGTAAGTATTGCATACTGGTTTGACAAGAAGCGGACTTTGGCAACTGGTCTGGGTGCCTGTGGGACTGGTGCTGGAACATTCGTTTATGCTCCAATGACAACTTACTTCATTGAGACATATGGTTGGAGGGGaacaactctgcttctggcaggaACTTTCTTCAACATGTGTGTCTGTGGTGCAGTGATGCGTGACCCAGAGTGGTGGACACTGGAACAGCAGAAACAGTCTGCACTGTCCAAGTCAGCGCGCACCTCATCCAGTTGTGGCTCAATTTCAGCCAGGTCAGAAGCCAATGACTTTCCTGGTGTTGAAGAAATTCGCAAACTGTTAAAAAGTGGCCAAACACCAGAATACATACTAACAACACTAGCCACTTATATAACGTCAGATGGTCCAGAGCTGGAAACTGGCACCAAAGATAAATCTGAAGATGGCTTGAAGACTCCAGTATACAGCTCTGTTGTCAACTTGCCAACATTTGTCCGACAGAGCGAAACG GTGCCATTGGAAGTTCTGGAATCATTAAGTGCCAACAAACGCATTTTTAACGTGATACTGGAAAACTATCCAAGCCTGCTCACATGCCGAAGCATTTCAGACAAAGGTTTAAACCTCTTACCAGCACAAGATATGGTGGCACCTGATGCCCGTGTTCCTGTCACAATGTCCATGCGTATTAAGAggcagaaaaaggaaaaagaagcacCTCATGTGGAAAGTCAAGACCCGTCTGCTGCACCATTAATAAATTCAGCTGCAGCTTCTCATGCTGTTGTTGTTAAAACACAAAGTAATCCAGTTCCAGCTATCCGTGATACCCAGCAAAACTTCAAGAAGCAGATTTGTACTGCACCTACAGCCCCACATACCAACTATCTGAGAGGGATTCGTGTCCACAG GAATTCTGTTATGTATCGAGGAGCTACTCTCAACATCAATAAATATAGGTTGCGTGCATCATCTTGCCCGGATATTTATCGGAATTCCATGACAACGATAGCAAAGGAAACAGAAGAG AAATGGTATTCGGATATTCTTGAAATGATGAAAGTTATGGGAGATTTCTCAATGTTTCTAGAGTGGCACTTTTTCCTAATGTCTTGGTCGACTATTATTCTGTTCACTTGGTTTATCGTGCCATACTTCTACTTAGCTGATTATGTGCGAATATACGACTACTCGGAATCAGAATCATCTAGTCTGCTTAGTATAATTGGTGTGACTAACTGCGCTGGAATG attatCTTGGGTTGGGCAGGTGATCAACCATGGATGAATGTACAGAAGTCATACTCTGTGTGTCTGTTTTTATGTGGCATGGTAACCATGTTGATGCCTCTTGTGATTCAGTACTATTGGCCAGTTGCTATATTGTCAGCACTCTTTGGTTGGTTTTTTGCCTCCATGTTCTCTTTTACACCAGCCATTGTTGTGCAACTGATTCCATTAGAACGCTTCACACCGGCATATGGGCTTATTTTGCTGTGTCAGGGTATTGGAAATCTCATTGGACCTCCAATTGCAG GAGGTTTATTTGATATAACTGGTGTCTGGGACTATTCATTCTACATGGCTGGAGTCTGGATCATTTTTTCAGGTGCCCTAATTGCATTAATACCTATGACTAAAAACCGTGTTATGTGTTGTGGTGGAGTACTGTCTATGGAGCGTGACCGTGGGGACTCTGTCAGTATGGCATAG